CCCAATGAAAAACACGTTTACCAACCGGGACAAATTTTTGTCGCGGCAGGTGAGTATGCTCCTGAGGATATTATTTTCGATAACACCGGTTATATCGGGGACGATGTAACATGGATCAAAGACGAAGCGGCTACGTTTGACCCCGACAATAACAAAATCACGACGAAAAAAGGGACGGTTGTCGGGTATGACTATCTTGTTGTCGCGACAGGGGTTCAGTACCACTATGAGCAAATTGAAGGACTCACTGTGGATATGCTCGGTAAAAACGGCATTGCCAGTGTCTATCAGAGTGACCTCGCCGCAGGTACGGCTGAGGGGGGAACGATAACGCACGAATGGTTCAAAGCACTCAAAGAAGCGGCAAAAACATCTAAACCGCGTGTTATCTGTACTCAACCATCCACTCCGCTCAAATGTGGTGGCGCTCCACAAAAAATCCTTTATCTCAGCGATGATTTCCTCAAGCGGGATAAACTAACCGCTGAGTTCACCTTTGCAACGGCGGGTGAAAAACTGTTTGCTCTCCCTGAGATTGAAGCGGCATTGGACAAAGTCCAAAAAGGGTATGGCAATATCACCAATAAATTCGGACATGAGCTGATCCGTATCGATGCTGAGAAAAAAATAGCAACTTTCCACCACAAATATCAAGTCAAGGGTGAGTTTGACAAAGAGTACAATGAATACGAGATGATTGATAAAGAAGAAGATATTGATATCGAATACGATTTTATCCATATTACCCCTCCTACAGCGGCAGTTGACGCGGTAGCGAATTCACTCCTTGGATGGCAAAAAGGCTCAGCTAAAGGGTGGCTCGAAGTGGATCGTGAGACATTGCAACATCGTCGCTACAAAAATGTCTTCGGGATCGGGGATGTGTGTGGTATCCCTATCGGTAAAACGGGGGGAAGCGCACGTCACCAAGGACCGATTGTTGTCGGAAATCTTATTTCAGTGATGGAGAAAAAAGAGCCTACATTGAAATTTGACGGTTACACTGTGTGTCCTCTTAAAGTCTCTTATGGTGAAATCATTATGGCAGAGTTTAACTATGATGGCTTAGCACCGTCATTCCCTCTCGATCCGGCGCAGCCGCGATGGGTTTGGTGGGCGTTCGATTTATATATGCTTCAACCGATGTATCGCTATCTAATGCTTAACGGGCTGATGTAAAAGTAACAGTAAATATTATTTTTTGTAATAAATACGTAGTTTTAAGTTAAATAGTATGTTATATGCATTAGTATGAATACTTACACTAAGGCAAAAAACATACGGGGTGAAAATGAGCTCAGAAACTGTACTAAAAGATACCGATTTTTTGGTATCGCAAACGGATGAAAAGGGAAAAATCCTTTTTGCAAACGAAGATTTTTGTAAAATCGCAGGGTATACACTGGATGAATTAGTTGGAAAACCTCATAGTATTGTTCGTCATCCCGATAT
The sequence above is drawn from the Sulfuricurvum sp. genome and encodes:
- a CDS encoding FAD-dependent oxidoreductase; the protein is MNTEEIMKKIKAQEGLTRRDALKMMALSPIAASVLAGTAAPATAQAASSNAVGKIVIVGGGSGALMVLARLRRALTNPDITIIAPNEKHVYQPGQIFVAAGEYAPEDIIFDNTGYIGDDVTWIKDEAATFDPDNNKITTKKGTVVGYDYLVVATGVQYHYEQIEGLTVDMLGKNGIASVYQSDLAAGTAEGGTITHEWFKALKEAAKTSKPRVICTQPSTPLKCGGAPQKILYLSDDFLKRDKLTAEFTFATAGEKLFALPEIEAALDKVQKGYGNITNKFGHELIRIDAEKKIATFHHKYQVKGEFDKEYNEYEMIDKEEDIDIEYDFIHITPPTAAVDAVANSLLGWQKGSAKGWLEVDRETLQHRRYKNVFGIGDVCGIPIGKTGGSARHQGPIVVGNLISVMEKKEPTLKFDGYTVCPLKVSYGEIIMAEFNYDGLAPSFPLDPAQPRWVWWAFDLYMLQPMYRYLMLNGLM